Below is a window of 'Nostoc azollae' 0708 DNA.
TCGATTGGGGATGAAGCTTAGGTGGCTGTGAATAGCAGAAGTTTGGGTGTGCGTGTACCTGATCTGGTACTACTTTCTGAAGAGTTAGCGATCGCAATGACAGGAGCTACTCGATCACTGGTATTAATGGATATGCCACCACCGTTATTGGTGGTTAAGGTGGTGAGTCCTAATCAGGCTAGTCGTGATTATGGCTACAAGAGATCCGAGTATGCAGCATGGGGTATTGCTGAATATTAGATTGTTGATCCCATCGCCCAAAAGGTGACAGTATTGGAATGGGTGGAAGGTTTTTATGAACAACAGGTATTTGAAAATGATACCTTGATCGTTTCTCCTCTATTTCCTGATCTCAAGTTGACTCCTGCTCAAGTTTTACAAGCATAAGATACTAATCTTGTGAAGATAATTTGACCAGATGTAAATAGCTAAACATATATCCTAGAATAATTAACTGCTGATTTGAAAAAATTAATGGTAATAACTTGGTTTTCGTGGGCTATGACACGGTGGGGTAGAATAGCGAAATTTCTATCTTTATTCTCTATCTGTTTATTGTTGACTGTAAGCTGTACCCCTCCTCAACAGATAACTACTCCAACATCTGGTGCTGTCAATACTCCTGCCAGTGATGGACGGATTACTATCGGTACGACTCAGAAACCTCGTACCCTTGATCCGGCTGATGCGTATGAATTAGCATCTATGGGTTTGGTGTTTAATATGAGTGATCGCCTATATACTTACGAACCAGGGAGTATAGAAATTAAACCCCAACTGGCTACAGCTTTACCTAAAGTTAGTGCAGATGGTTCAACATACACCATACCTATACGTCAAGGAGTGCTCTTTCACGATGGTACACCTTTTAACGCTAAAGCAATGGAATTTACCATCCAGCGTTTTATCGAAAATAAAGGTAAACCATCTTTCTTACTATCAGATACGGTAGATTCAGTGAAAGCTACAGGGGATTATGAATTAACAATTAAGCTGAAAAAGCCCTTTGCAGCTTTTCCTTCACTGTTAGCATTTTCTGGAGTGTGTGCTGTCTCTCCGAGAGCTTACGAAATAGGTGCAGGTAAATTTCAACCCAATATCTTTGTGGGAACTGGCCCTTATAAATTAGCCCAGTATGGGACTGATTCTCTCAGATTTGATGTATTTGATAAATATTGGGGAGAAAAACCAGCGAATAAAGGTATTAATGTCCAGATTCAAAGCAGTCCAGTGAATTTGTTCAATGCTTTTAAAACTAGTGCGGTAGACGTTGCTTATCTATCTTTACAACCAGACCAAATTCGTAGTTTAGAAGAAGGTGCTAAAAAAGGAGATTGGCAAACCATCACTGCCCAAGGTAGTGTAGTGAGTTATATGGTGTTGAATCGCAATCAGAAACCTTTGGATAAACCAGAAGTTAGAAGAGCGATCGCATCACTCATTAATCGTCAATTATTCAATGAGCGAGTTTTGTTTAATCAGGCAGATCTACTTTACACCATGATTCCCACTACCTTTAATGTTTCCCAGCCATTATTTCAAGCTAAATATGGTGATGGTAACTTTGAAGAAGCTAAAAAGTTGTTAACTACCGTTGGTTTTTCCCAACAAAATCCCGCTAAAGTGCAAGTTTGGTATCCTGCGAGTTCACCAACTCGAAGTTTAGCCGCACAAACACTCAAATCCTTGGCTGATACTAAAATGGATGGGATATTACAATTGGAAGTAAAAACCGTAGAAGGTGCTACATTTTTTAAAGAAATTTCCAAAAGTTTATATCCAGTAGCTTTACTAGATTGGTATCCAGACTTTTTAGACCCAGATAATTACGTACAACCATTTTTAGCTTGTGAAAAAGGTTCAGAATCAAAAGGCTGTGAAGACGGAGGAAGTCAAATGCAAGGGTCATTTTACTATAGCGAAACAATGAATAAACTCATTGATCAACAACGTAAGGAACAAAACCCAGAAGCCAGAAAAAGAATATTTACTGAGATTCAAAGCCAAGTAGTTAATGATGTCCCTTATATTCCTTTATGGCAAAACAAAGATTATGTATTTGCCCAAAAAGGTGTAAGTAATGTAAAACTTGATCCTACCCAGAACTTGATTTACAAGAACATTAAAAAGTAGGGATTCAAGATTCGGGACTGGGGACTAGGGACTGGGAACAAGAATAATATATTTAATTCCTGACTCCTGACTCCTGACTCCTGACTCCTGACTCCTGACTCCTGACTCCTGACTCCTGACTCCTGAAAACTTACTATAAATATGTCTCGTTCAAAAGCTTTACAGTATTACATTGTTTCTCGGGTGCTATTTGCACCATTGCAACTATTAACTATTATCACCATTGTTTTTCTTTTACTGAGAGCAACTCCAGGCGATCCAGCAGATGCAATTCTCGGTGGACGTGCACCAGAAAGTGCGAAAGAAGAATTAAGAAAACAACTGGGTTTAGATTTACCTATCTGGTTACAATACCTCAATTGTTTAGGAAATATACTGCGTTTCGATTTAGGTACTTCCTTAACAAGTCGGGGACAAAATGTTTGGGAAATTATTAGTCAGCATTTTCCAGCCACAGTAGAGTTAGCCGTTTGTAGTATGCTGGTGGCTTTAATTGTCGGGATTTTAGTGGGTACACTTTCTGCTTCTCGTCCAGGAACTTCTTTTGATTTAGGTGGGCGTTTATTTGGAATTATTACCTATGCACTCCCCATGTTTTGGGCGGGAATGTTGTTACAATTAATTTTCTCAGTGCAACTTGGTTGGTTTCCTAATTCTAACCGTTTTCCTCCTAATCTTCCTGCACCTGCACCTATTACTGGTTTATATACAATTGATAGTTTATTAGGTGGTAATTTCAGTC
It encodes the following:
- a CDS encoding ABC transporter substrate-binding protein, which encodes MTRWGRIAKFLSLFSICLLLTVSCTPPQQITTPTSGAVNTPASDGRITIGTTQKPRTLDPADAYELASMGLVFNMSDRLYTYEPGSIEIKPQLATALPKVSADGSTYTIPIRQGVLFHDGTPFNAKAMEFTIQRFIENKGKPSFLLSDTVDSVKATGDYELTIKLKKPFAAFPSLLAFSGVCAVSPRAYEIGAGKFQPNIFVGTGPYKLAQYGTDSLRFDVFDKYWGEKPANKGINVQIQSSPVNLFNAFKTSAVDVAYLSLQPDQIRSLEEGAKKGDWQTITAQGSVVSYMVLNRNQKPLDKPEVRRAIASLINRQLFNERVLFNQADLLYTMIPTTFNVSQPLFQAKYGDGNFEEAKKLLTTVGFSQQNPAKVQVWYPASSPTRSLAAQTLKSLADTKMDGILQLEVKTVEGATFFKEISKSLYPVALLDWYPDFLDPDNYVQPFLACEKGSESKGCEDGGSQMQGSFYYSETMNKLIDQQRKEQNPEARKRIFTEIQSQVVNDVPYIPLWQNKDYVFAQKGVSNVKLDPTQNLIYKNIKK
- a CDS encoding ABC transporter permease, yielding MSRSKALQYYIVSRVLFAPLQLLTIITIVFLLLRATPGDPADAILGGRAPESAKEELRKQLGLDLPIWLQYLNCLGNILRFDLGTSLTSRGQNVWEIISQHFPATVELAVCSMLVALIVGILVGTLSASRPGTSFDLGGRLFGIITYALPMFWAGMLLQLIFSVQLGWFPNSNRFPPNLPAPAPITGLYTIDSLLGGNFSQFFTALHHLALPSLTLGILLSGIFERIVRVNLKQTLKADYVEAARARGIPENNILVSHALKNALIPVITVLGLTFASLLGGAILTEVTFSWPGLANRLYQAISDRDYPTVQGVLVFFSAIVVTASILIDILNAYVDPRIRY